The Thermodesulfovibrionia bacterium genome includes a window with the following:
- the truA gene encoding tRNA pseudouridine(38-40) synthase TruA — protein MRHIKLTLQFDGSGYSGWQVQEKDRTIQGVLESALSAITKEVIRITGCSRTDAGVHALEFVASFKTDSAMKPDEFLRAINSNIPQDIRVMNAEECDESFHPRYDAKSKRYSYIISTAVPQNVFLNRYAWQMPLRNPLDVNAMKEASKVLIGEHDFSSFRASGCGSKHPVRNVMSIEISEMPSIDFMTFKLNIPVIKVSIEANAFLRHMVRNIVGTLVDVGKGRTSPAQMEEILNAKDRSAAGKTAPSCGLFLENVRY, from the coding sequence ATGAGGCATATAAAACTCACGCTTCAGTTTGACGGTTCCGGCTACTCCGGCTGGCAGGTTCAGGAGAAGGACAGGACGATACAGGGAGTTCTTGAGAGCGCGCTTTCTGCCATCACAAAAGAGGTTATCCGTATCACAGGATGCTCAAGGACAGACGCAGGTGTTCACGCGTTAGAGTTTGTGGCATCGTTCAAGACAGACTCAGCAATGAAGCCTGATGAATTTCTCCGGGCTATTAACTCAAACATACCGCAGGACATCAGGGTCATGAATGCTGAAGAGTGTGATGAAAGTTTTCATCCGCGATATGACGCAAAGAGCAAGCGCTATTCATATATCATCTCAACCGCAGTTCCTCAAAATGTATTTCTCAACAGATACGCGTGGCAGATGCCCTTAAGGAATCCATTAGATGTCAATGCTATGAAAGAGGCTTCGAAGGTTTTGATTGGCGAGCATGACTTCTCATCCTTTCGAGCCTCGGGCTGCGGTTCAAAACATCCTGTTAGAAATGTGATGAGCATAGAGATATCAGAAATGCCGTCGATAGATTTCATGACATTCAAGCTCAATATTCCTGTGATCAAGGTCAGTATTGAGGCTAATGCCTTTCTCAGGCACATGGTACGCAATATCGTCGGCACGCTTGTTGATGTAGGGAAGGGCAGGACATCTCCAGCTCAGATGGAAGAGATACTTAATGCCAAAGACAGAAGCGCCGCAGGAAAGACTGCGCCTTCCTGCGGGCTGTTTTTAGAGAATGTCAGGTATTAA
- a CDS encoding PilZ domain-containing protein → MEKRTFERVPVKLSARLVYNEVSYPGVVVNLSNKGVFISTRLRVPEGSVVEIDMPLKDKVLIAPFKVKRNMSSPDFREYNELNGLGCEVMNVTSCFEDYIKSLKTTH, encoded by the coding sequence ATGGAAAAAAGAACATTTGAAAGAGTTCCGGTCAAGCTGTCAGCCAGGCTGGTTTATAACGAGGTCTCGTATCCCGGTGTTGTGGTGAACCTTTCCAATAAAGGCGTCTTCATCAGCACAAGGTTAAGAGTTCCTGAAGGCTCTGTTGTTGAGATTGACATGCCGCTAAAGGATAAGGTGCTGATAGCCCCTTTCAAAGTTAAAAGAAACATGTCATCACCTGACTTCAGGGAATACAATGAACTCAACGGCCTCGGCTGTGAGGTCATGAACGTCACCAGTTGTTTTGAAGATTATATAAAAAGTTTGAAGACGACGCATTAG
- a CDS encoding YifB family Mg chelatase-like AAA ATPase: protein MLSKILSAALIGIDAHVVDVEVDITSRGLPHFSTVGLPDAAVKESKERVKSALKNTGFNFPLKQITVNLAPADIKKEGSAFDLPIAIGIAVAEGVIEKNSINGYMISGELSLDGKIKPVKGALSMAIRARDDKLKGLVIPRENEREAGVVKGIDVFGFESLPELIDFFNGNNNKKPIDIDISEIMKENSVYINDFSDVKGQEQVKRALEVSAAGGHNILLIGPPGSGKTMLAKRIPTILSDMTFEEALQTTRIHSVVGILKRKQPLFATRPFRSPHHTLSDVAMVGGGTVPRPGEVSLAHNGVLFLDELPEFKRNVLEVLRQPLEDASVTISRAVSSITYPASIMLVCAMNPCPCGYLGDPKHQCTCSPSQIHRYRQRVSGPLLDRIDIHVEVPAVPYKELSNEYCGESSDIIRARVQKAKEIQTERFHKEHIYSNSMMASRQIKKYCRLEADAQSILEAAMHKLGLSARAYTRILKVSRTIADLEGSEGINAEHISEAIQYRTLDREVV, encoded by the coding sequence ATGCTTTCTAAAATACTGAGCGCCGCATTGATCGGGATAGACGCACATGTCGTGGATGTTGAAGTGGATATCACATCAAGAGGGCTGCCGCATTTTTCAACCGTCGGCCTCCCGGACGCAGCGGTAAAGGAGAGCAAAGAGCGCGTGAAGTCAGCGCTGAAGAACACAGGCTTCAACTTCCCGCTCAAGCAGATCACCGTTAACCTTGCGCCGGCCGACATAAAGAAAGAAGGCTCTGCTTTTGACCTCCCGATTGCGATAGGCATAGCTGTTGCCGAGGGTGTGATCGAAAAGAATTCCATTAACGGTTATATGATATCCGGCGAGCTCTCTCTTGACGGAAAGATAAAACCTGTCAAAGGCGCACTCTCCATGGCGATAAGGGCGAGGGATGACAAGCTGAAGGGGTTGGTCATTCCAAGAGAAAATGAGAGAGAGGCAGGTGTAGTAAAAGGCATTGATGTCTTCGGCTTTGAAAGCCTGCCTGAGCTGATAGATTTCTTTAATGGTAATAACAATAAAAAACCGATCGATATAGACATATCCGAGATAATGAAAGAGAACTCTGTATATATCAACGACTTCTCTGATGTAAAGGGACAGGAGCAGGTGAAGCGCGCGCTTGAGGTATCAGCAGCAGGCGGGCACAACATCCTTCTCATCGGCCCTCCCGGCTCCGGAAAGACGATGCTTGCCAAAAGGATCCCGACGATACTCTCTGACATGACGTTTGAAGAAGCTCTTCAGACAACAAGAATACACAGCGTAGTCGGCATACTGAAGAGAAAGCAGCCGCTCTTTGCCACCCGCCCCTTCCGTTCCCCTCACCATACATTATCCGATGTCGCAATGGTCGGAGGCGGGACTGTGCCAAGACCCGGAGAGGTCAGCCTCGCGCATAACGGAGTGCTCTTTCTTGACGAGCTTCCAGAGTTCAAGAGAAATGTCCTTGAGGTCCTTAGGCAGCCGCTTGAAGATGCCTCTGTCACGATATCAAGGGCTGTCAGTTCGATAACCTACCCTGCCTCTATAATGCTCGTCTGCGCGATGAACCCGTGCCCGTGCGGTTATCTCGGCGACCCGAAACACCAATGCACATGCTCCCCGTCCCAGATACACCGTTACAGGCAGCGTGTCTCCGGCCCGCTGCTCGACAGGATCGATATACACGTAGAAGTTCCGGCGGTGCCGTACAAGGAACTTTCAAACGAATACTGCGGAGAGTCTTCAGATATCATCCGCGCAAGAGTTCAAAAGGCAAAAGAGATACAGACCGAAAGATTCCACAAAGAGCATATCTACTCAAACTCCATGATGGCTTCAAGGCAGATAAAGAAATATTGCAGGCTTGAGGCAGACGCTCAAAGCATACTTGAAGCAGCTATGCACAAACTCGGACTCTCGGCAAGGGCATACACAAGGATACTCAAGGTCAGCAGGACAATAGCTGACCTCGAAGGGTCTGAGGGTATAAATGCAGAACATATCTCAGAGGCGATACAGTACAGGACGCTTGACAGAGAGGTTGTTTAA
- a CDS encoding branched-chain amino acid transaminase: protein MFKGLKKIWMDGKLVNWADANVHILTHTLHYGMGAFEGIRCYKTKNGSAIFKLQEHVDRLFDSCHILQITPPFTPDQISSAIIKTIKANDLKECYIRPLVYIGYGVMGIYPKGSPINVAIATWPWGAYLGDDGIKNGIRVKITSFARLHVNISMTKSKTCGDYVNSTLAKREAIAGGYDEALFLDTNGMVSEGTGQNIFIVRDGELITPPLPSVLEGITRKSIMDMARKLKIPVTERGITRDEIYIADEAFFTGTAAEVTPIREVDNRMIGSGKPGPITKKLQKLFFKIVKGEEKAYKSWLTYI from the coding sequence ATGTTTAAGGGCCTAAAAAAAATATGGATGGATGGAAAGCTCGTTAACTGGGCTGATGCAAATGTTCACATTTTAACCCACACACTTCATTACGGCATGGGAGCGTTTGAGGGGATCAGGTGCTACAAGACAAAGAACGGGTCAGCCATCTTCAAGCTGCAGGAGCATGTGGACAGGCTCTTTGACTCCTGCCATATATTACAGATCACGCCTCCTTTCACGCCTGATCAGATCAGCAGCGCGATAATCAAGACGATAAAGGCGAACGATCTCAAGGAATGCTATATCCGCCCGCTCGTATATATAGGTTACGGCGTCATGGGCATATACCCAAAGGGCAGCCCTATAAATGTCGCTATCGCCACATGGCCCTGGGGCGCTTATCTCGGAGATGACGGAATAAAGAACGGCATCAGGGTGAAGATAACCTCATTTGCCAGGCTTCATGTAAACATATCCATGACCAAGAGCAAGACCTGCGGTGATTATGTGAACTCCACACTGGCAAAGCGCGAGGCTATCGCAGGCGGTTATGATGAAGCTCTCTTCCTCGATACCAACGGCATGGTCTCTGAAGGCACCGGGCAGAACATCTTTATCGTCAGGGACGGCGAACTTATAACCCCTCCGCTGCCGTCTGTGCTTGAGGGCATTACCAGAAAGAGCATAATGGATATGGCTCGTAAACTTAAGATACCGGTAACAGAGAGAGGCATTACAAGGGATGAGATATACATAGCCGACGAGGCATTTTTCACAGGCACAGCTGCCGAGGTTACGCCTATCAGAGAGGTGGATAACAGGATGATAGGCAGCGGCAAGCCCGGGCCGATAACAAAGAAGCTTCAAAAGCTTTTCTTTAAGATCGTGAAGGGCGAGGAGAAGGCCTACAAGTCCTGGCTTACCTATATTTAA